The Maylandia zebra isolate NMK-2024a linkage group LG7, Mzebra_GT3a, whole genome shotgun sequence genome contains a region encoding:
- the shisal1b gene encoding protein shisa-like-1a isoform X1 yields the protein MTISSRQSFNVLTVIFLLLSTAALSAHYRVCEPYSDHKGRYHFGFHCPRLSDNKTYMFCCHHNNTAFKYCCNETEFQLVMQVNLTTTPDGYAHNNYTALVGVWIYGFFVMVLLALDFLYYSAINYELCRIYLEKWGLGGRWLKKARSQWHRSMPEESEAQAQAQPMVPTHFQPRHSLRGESHSPTLLPYNTSTAW from the exons ATGACTATCTCCAGCCGGCAGTCCTTCAATGTCCTGACGGTCATCTTCCTCCTACTGTCCACTGCAG CCCTCTCTGCTCATTACCGAGTGTGTGAACCTTACTCTGACCACAAAGGGCGGTACCACTTTGGCTTTCACTGCCCACGCCTCTCAGACAACAAGACCTATATGTTCTGCTGCCACCACAACAACACCGCCTTCAAGTACTGCTGCAACGAGACTGAGTTCCAGTTGGTCATGCAGGTCAACCTCACCACCACCCCTGATGGTTATGCACACAA TAATTATACAGCCCTGGTCGGTGTGTGGATCTACGGCTTCTTTGTGATGGTGCTGCTGGCTCTGGACTTTCTCTACTACTCAGCCATAAACTACGAGCTGTGCCGGATCTACCTGGAGAAATGGGGTCTTGGAGGACGCTGGCTGAAGAAGGCTCGGAGTCAGTGGCACAGGTCCATGCCAGAGGAGAGCGAAGCCCAGGCTCAAGCGCAGCCCATGGTCCCCACCCACTTCCAGCCCAGACACAGCCTCAGAGGGGAGAGCCACAGCCCTACGCTCCTGCCCTACAACACATCCACCGCATGGTGA
- the shisal1b gene encoding protein shisa-like-1a isoform X2, with protein MTISSRQSFNVLTVIFLLLSTAALSAHYRVCEPYSDHKGRYHFGFHCPRLSDNKTYMFCCHHNNTAFKYCCNETEFQLVMQVNLTTTPDGYAHNNYTALVGVWIYGFFVMVLLALDFLYYSAINYELCRIYLEKWGLGGRWLKKARSQWHRSMPEESEAQAQAQPMVPTHFQPRHSLRGESHSPTLLPYNTSTA; from the exons ATGACTATCTCCAGCCGGCAGTCCTTCAATGTCCTGACGGTCATCTTCCTCCTACTGTCCACTGCAG CCCTCTCTGCTCATTACCGAGTGTGTGAACCTTACTCTGACCACAAAGGGCGGTACCACTTTGGCTTTCACTGCCCACGCCTCTCAGACAACAAGACCTATATGTTCTGCTGCCACCACAACAACACCGCCTTCAAGTACTGCTGCAACGAGACTGAGTTCCAGTTGGTCATGCAGGTCAACCTCACCACCACCCCTGATGGTTATGCACACAA TAATTATACAGCCCTGGTCGGTGTGTGGATCTACGGCTTCTTTGTGATGGTGCTGCTGGCTCTGGACTTTCTCTACTACTCAGCCATAAACTACGAGCTGTGCCGGATCTACCTGGAGAAATGGGGTCTTGGAGGACGCTGGCTGAAGAAGGCTCGGAGTCAGTGGCACAGGTCCATGCCAGAGGAGAGCGAAGCCCAGGCTCAAGCGCAGCCCATGGTCCCCACCCACTTCCAGCCCAGACACAGCCTCAGAGGGGAGAGCCACAGCCCTACGCTCCTGCCCTACAACACATCCACCGCATG A